Proteins from a genomic interval of Lacticaseibacillus pabuli:
- a CDS encoding YhgE/Pip domain-containing protein yields MIRAELKYLLKNKFMLGVILVIMLIPTIYSVTFLRSMWDPYAKTGDLPVAIVNHDQRAHFNGKTLTLGADMTRSLKKSKSLDFREVNAKTAKRGFDKGKYFAVYTIPANFSKNATTVFTKHPQSLQLGVATSSGRNFMAGKITATAGTTIQNKINGQLNAAYTKSLVSGLSKISAGMNQAGAGAGKLAAGSHKLVAGTDTLANGVQTVNNGQQQLAGSAQQLASGSQRYVAGVGSAATGSATLTSGLTQVDTKLPTLTAGLAQMQSGSGSLASGATQSATGSAQLAHGAQQLSASLNAFYTGSQNMAAKSQQFSAALKQFTAQVGASQQSGSTSMTQLTTLLQAVQRALTQTTAVQAQTASATKTKVATVARGMNLSAAQVSALTNAVDTTASASAKQQAASLQPLLTQLATALHTMTGSTQQTAGTTALTGALTQLNQGASQLAAGNAQLATAATRLTQGGRGLATGMTQLDGANQQLAAGATQLNQSIGHAMPQVGTLQSGVDRLAGGATQLNQGMTTLAQQGGTLSSGSAQLAAGAGKLASGTQQLGTGTAQLQTGTQTVATGSQKLASSLAAAGKQLPKLHYTTANAKMVASPAKVQHHERDTVPNNGTAMAAYMGAVSLYIFAMAMNLMYDITTPRKRPRNALSLWSSKALILNGGAMGAATVEYLMLRVAGLNPVHQLQTWLLLMLIAVTMVNLVTWLNLVLNKVGTFFALVLLVVQLSSAGGTYPLVLSDRFYQVVNPYLPMSYAVDGLRHTLMMSSGSGRDFLILGIFCIAFALLMLLNYSRRALRMNKAEFENAE; encoded by the coding sequence ATGATTCGGGCAGAGTTAAAGTACTTACTGAAAAATAAATTTATGCTAGGTGTCATTTTGGTGATTATGCTAATCCCAACGATTTACTCGGTCACGTTTCTGCGGTCGATGTGGGATCCTTACGCGAAAACGGGAGACTTACCGGTGGCGATTGTGAACCATGATCAGCGGGCTCATTTTAACGGTAAGACCTTGACGCTGGGTGCTGATATGACGCGCAGCTTGAAGAAGAGCAAGTCGCTGGATTTTCGAGAAGTTAATGCCAAGACGGCCAAACGTGGCTTTGATAAGGGAAAGTATTTTGCGGTGTACACCATTCCAGCAAATTTCTCTAAAAACGCCACGACGGTTTTCACCAAGCATCCCCAGTCCTTGCAGCTGGGTGTCGCCACCAGTTCCGGTCGTAACTTTATGGCCGGGAAGATCACCGCAACCGCTGGGACGACGATTCAAAATAAGATTAATGGCCAACTCAACGCGGCCTACACCAAGTCATTGGTCAGCGGCCTGAGCAAAATTAGTGCCGGCATGAATCAGGCGGGTGCTGGTGCCGGTAAATTGGCAGCAGGTAGTCACAAACTGGTTGCTGGGACGGACACCCTGGCGAACGGCGTGCAGACCGTCAACAACGGTCAGCAGCAACTAGCTGGTAGTGCGCAGCAACTCGCCAGTGGCAGTCAGCGTTATGTGGCCGGAGTGGGTAGCGCAGCCACCGGTAGTGCGACCCTAACGAGCGGGCTCACCCAGGTGGATACAAAATTGCCAACGTTGACCGCCGGCTTAGCGCAAATGCAATCCGGTTCAGGTTCGCTGGCAAGCGGTGCAACCCAGTCGGCCACTGGTAGTGCGCAATTGGCTCATGGCGCCCAGCAATTAAGTGCGAGTCTGAACGCGTTCTATACTGGCAGTCAAAACATGGCGGCCAAATCCCAACAGTTCAGTGCGGCGCTCAAGCAGTTCACGGCCCAAGTCGGCGCGTCGCAGCAGTCCGGCAGCACGTCAATGACGCAACTGACAACGCTGCTACAGGCGGTGCAACGCGCGTTAACGCAAACAACCGCTGTCCAAGCACAAACGGCCAGCGCAACCAAGACGAAGGTTGCGACGGTGGCGCGGGGGATGAATCTGAGTGCGGCACAAGTTTCCGCGCTAACTAACGCCGTCGATACGACCGCATCGGCAAGTGCCAAGCAACAGGCGGCAAGTTTGCAGCCATTGCTGACACAGTTGGCAACGGCACTGCACACCATGACGGGTTCGACACAACAAACTGCAGGAACGACGGCACTCACTGGCGCCCTAACACAACTGAACCAGGGCGCGAGTCAACTGGCGGCCGGCAACGCGCAGCTCGCCACCGCCGCTACCCGCCTAACTCAAGGTGGCCGTGGCCTAGCAACCGGGATGACACAACTGGATGGTGCCAACCAGCAATTGGCCGCGGGTGCCACACAGCTGAACCAAAGCATCGGGCACGCAATGCCGCAGGTCGGCACGTTGCAGAGTGGTGTTGACCGATTGGCTGGCGGCGCAACGCAACTCAACCAGGGCATGACGACATTGGCGCAGCAAGGTGGCACCCTCAGTAGTGGTAGCGCCCAGCTTGCGGCCGGTGCGGGTAAACTTGCCAGCGGTACTCAGCAATTGGGCACCGGCACGGCGCAACTCCAAACTGGGACCCAGACCGTTGCGACGGGCAGTCAGAAACTAGCAAGCAGCCTTGCCGCAGCGGGTAAGCAGTTGCCAAAGTTGCACTACACGACCGCTAACGCCAAGATGGTGGCCAGCCCTGCCAAGGTGCAACACCACGAACGCGACACGGTGCCTAACAACGGGACGGCGATGGCAGCGTACATGGGCGCCGTATCACTCTACATCTTTGCGATGGCGATGAACCTCATGTACGACATCACGACGCCTCGCAAGCGGCCACGGAATGCCCTGAGCCTGTGGTCGAGCAAGGCGCTCATCCTGAACGGTGGCGCGATGGGCGCTGCCACCGTTGAATACCTGATGTTACGGGTGGCCGGCTTGAACCCAGTGCACCAGCTGCAGACTTGGCTGTTGCTCATGTTGATTGCCGTAACCATGGTCAATCTCGTGACATGGTTAAACTTGGTGCTCAACAAGGTGGGAACCTTCTTCGCACTCGTCTTGCTTGTCGTGCAACTGAGCAGTGCCGGTGGGACTTACCCACTCGTGCTCAGCGACAGGTTCTATCAGGTGGTTAATCCTTACCTACCGATGAGCTACGCGGTGGATGGGCTCCGGCACACGCTGATGATGAGCTCGGGTTCCGGCCGCGACTTTCTGATTCTGGGCATCTTCTGCATCGCGTTCGCCCTGCTGATGCTCCTCAATTACAGCCGGCGGGCACTACGAATGAACAAGGCAGAGTTTGAAAACGCAGAATAA
- a CDS encoding ASCH domain-containing protein — translation MTPEYYFEKAKRALHLDATTPLDDAYALGATPTEANELAQLVLKGTKTATSSAYDLYEPSDEMPFVGEYDVIVDAMGDPVCVTMTDSVRVVPYSEVDADHARREGEGDRSLDYWQQVHSKFFTTEFAQAGRQFDPAKAQLVLETFHVVYPAAKQD, via the coding sequence ATGACACCCGAATATTATTTTGAGAAGGCAAAACGCGCGTTACATCTTGATGCCACCACGCCCTTAGATGATGCCTACGCGCTTGGTGCCACGCCCACCGAGGCAAATGAATTGGCCCAGCTGGTGCTGAAAGGGACCAAGACGGCGACGTCTAGTGCCTACGATTTGTACGAACCCAGTGACGAGATGCCCTTTGTCGGTGAATACGACGTTATCGTCGATGCCATGGGTGACCCGGTTTGTGTGACCATGACGGATTCCGTGCGGGTGGTGCCCTACAGCGAAGTCGACGCGGACCACGCCCGGCGTGAAGGTGAGGGTGACCGCAGCCTCGATTATTGGCAACAGGTCCACAGCAAGTTCTTTACGACCGAGTTTGCGCAGGCTGGCCGGCAGTTTGATCCGGCCAAGGCGCAGCTTGTACTAGAGACATTCCACGTGGTGTACCCAGCCGCTAAACAAGACTAA
- a CDS encoding NADH-dependent flavin oxidoreductase, whose amino-acid sequence MAYQFLNGFKFDNGVQLKNRVVMSPMTTMTSFYNGMVTTDEVNYYASRAGGPGMIITGVANVSASGKGFEGELSVAEDAMIPGLARVARALHKNGTKAVLQIFHAGRKSTTKVLRGDQPVSASAVAAVYPPDSETPRALTNEEIEQIIVDFGEATRRAIAAGFDGVELHGANTYLLQQFFSPNSNQRTDKWGGDRDGRMTFAKAVIASVKAAISKYAQGPFLLGYRISPEEIETPGIRLADSLYFVDQIRDEVSYVHTSMGSYKRTSLNDKTDTTPILAQFAAHTKGHTTLLGIGSVEQPADAEAALAGGADLIAMGREFLREPQWVQKVARGDEASIRTQISPADMDELSIPSVMQVYLTTSFKSVMHFTTDTDKAENYTEQLAPMEGFEKKL is encoded by the coding sequence ATGGCATATCAATTTCTGAACGGGTTCAAGTTTGATAACGGCGTGCAGCTGAAGAATCGGGTGGTCATGTCCCCGATGACGACCATGACCAGTTTCTACAATGGCATGGTAACGACGGATGAGGTTAACTACTACGCCTCACGCGCGGGCGGTCCCGGCATGATTATCACCGGTGTCGCGAATGTTTCCGCAAGTGGTAAGGGCTTTGAAGGCGAGCTATCCGTGGCGGAGGATGCCATGATTCCTGGTCTGGCACGCGTTGCGCGGGCGTTGCACAAGAATGGCACGAAGGCTGTCCTACAGATTTTCCACGCCGGCCGCAAGTCAACAACCAAGGTATTGCGCGGCGACCAGCCCGTTTCCGCAAGCGCGGTCGCAGCCGTTTACCCACCTGATTCAGAGACACCACGCGCGCTGACGAATGAGGAAATCGAGCAGATTATCGTTGATTTCGGTGAGGCGACGCGGCGGGCGATTGCTGCTGGCTTTGATGGCGTTGAGCTCCACGGAGCGAACACTTACCTCCTGCAGCAGTTCTTCTCACCAAATTCGAACCAGCGTACCGACAAGTGGGGCGGCGACCGTGATGGCCGGATGACCTTCGCCAAGGCAGTCATTGCGTCCGTGAAGGCGGCAATTAGCAAGTACGCCCAGGGCCCATTCTTGCTAGGCTACCGGATTTCACCCGAGGAGATTGAGACGCCTGGCATTCGCTTGGCTGATAGCCTGTACTTTGTCGACCAGATTCGCGACGAGGTCAGCTACGTTCACACCTCAATGGGCAGTTACAAGCGGACCAGCTTGAATGACAAGACCGACACCACGCCGATTTTGGCACAGTTTGCCGCCCACACGAAGGGCCACACCACTTTGCTCGGCATTGGTAGTGTTGAGCAACCAGCCGACGCCGAAGCAGCATTGGCTGGCGGCGCCGACCTGATTGCGATGGGGCGTGAGTTTCTCCGCGAGCCGCAGTGGGTGCAGAAGGTTGCCCGCGGTGATGAGGCCAGCATCCGCACGCAAATCAGCCCGGCGGATATGGACGAGCTCAGCATTCCGAGCGTGATGCAGGTTTACCTGACGACTTCCTTCAAGTCTGTCATGCACTTCACCACGGATACAGATAAGGCGGAGAACTACACCGAGCAACTCGCACCGATGGAAGGCTTTGAGAAGAAACTCTAA
- a CDS encoding winged helix-turn-helix transcriptional regulator encodes MKERQAYNCLPGCPVESTVQFIAGKWKSVILYHLLTNDALRFGELGARIPGCSDRMLAKQLSELEADQLIAKTVYSRKPAVTDYSVTPFGASLAPVIMAMHTWGQRYNQMSEQMAQYHKNPQP; translated from the coding sequence ATGAAAGAACGCCAAGCGTATAACTGTCTGCCGGGGTGCCCGGTTGAGAGCACCGTTCAATTTATCGCCGGCAAGTGGAAGTCTGTCATCTTGTACCATCTACTCACGAATGACGCCCTGCGCTTTGGTGAACTGGGTGCACGCATCCCAGGCTGCTCCGACCGGATGTTAGCCAAGCAACTTAGTGAGCTTGAAGCCGATCAGTTAATCGCCAAAACGGTGTACTCGCGCAAACCCGCCGTCACGGACTACAGCGTCACCCCGTTTGGCGCGAGTCTGGCCCCCGTTATCATGGCCATGCACACCTGGGGGCAGCGGTACAACCAGATGTCCGAACAGATGGCACAGTATCACAAAAACCCACAGCCATAA
- a CDS encoding zinc-binding alcohol dehydrogenase family protein, whose product MKAIGYTDNLAIDNPLSLTEFKAPDPQASGHDLLVAVSAVSVNPVDTLQRQFAAQKGNLPRVLGYDGVGIVQAVGDDVTLFKPGDRVYYAGDITRPGSNAAAELIDERLVALAPKSLTDAQAAALPLTSLTAWEALFEVLGIDPTDRASNQHRSILLINGAGGAGSMAVQLAHWAGLHVIASASRPETIAWVEKLGADEVVNHRHDLVTEVRGHGHQYVDYIFDLHDAGRNWATMAELIAPGGRIVSITHAPGVDVDALKEKRASFGWEYMFSKAIYQTDMLSQHVILQQVASLIDAGQLRTTATQFLSPITAVNLRQAHALVESGRMIGKVVIANQEA is encoded by the coding sequence ATGAAAGCAATTGGCTATACGGACAATTTAGCGATTGATAATCCCTTGAGCCTGACTGAGTTTAAGGCACCTGACCCTCAGGCTAGCGGGCATGATTTGTTGGTCGCCGTATCAGCGGTATCAGTGAATCCGGTGGATACTTTGCAGCGACAGTTTGCGGCTCAAAAGGGCAATTTGCCGCGGGTGTTGGGTTACGATGGCGTTGGTATTGTCCAGGCTGTCGGGGATGATGTAACGCTGTTCAAGCCGGGTGACCGGGTCTACTACGCCGGCGATATTACCCGGCCGGGCAGTAATGCGGCGGCGGAGCTCATCGATGAACGTTTGGTCGCGCTGGCTCCAAAATCGTTAACAGACGCGCAGGCGGCAGCCTTGCCACTGACGAGTCTGACCGCGTGGGAAGCATTATTTGAGGTGCTGGGCATTGACCCGACTGATCGGGCTAGCAACCAGCATCGTAGCATCCTGCTCATCAATGGCGCTGGTGGCGCTGGGTCCATGGCGGTGCAACTGGCACATTGGGCCGGGCTGCACGTGATTGCTTCAGCCTCACGTCCCGAAACCATTGCGTGGGTGGAAAAACTGGGCGCGGATGAGGTTGTTAACCACCGGCACGACCTAGTCACAGAGGTGCGTGGTCATGGCCATCAATACGTGGACTACATTTTTGACCTGCACGATGCGGGCCGGAATTGGGCGACGATGGCCGAGCTCATCGCACCCGGTGGCCGAATTGTGTCGATTACACATGCACCGGGCGTCGACGTGGATGCGTTGAAGGAAAAACGGGCGTCGTTTGGCTGGGAGTATATGTTTAGTAAGGCCATTTACCAGACTGACATGCTGAGTCAGCACGTCATCTTGCAGCAAGTGGCCAGTTTGATTGATGCTGGTCAGTTGCGCACGACTGCGACACAGTTCTTGTCCCCAATCACCGCCGTAAATTTGCGTCAAGCGCACGCGCTCGTCGAAAGCGGGCGTATGATTGGGAAGGTAGTTATTGCAAATCAGGAGGCATAA
- a CDS encoding nitroreductase, which produces MSEESIQQQRHSARAFKQQDVPEDVVKAVVADALNAPSWENSQPGRIYVATGATAAKLRAHHERVVTSGQKSWAEVVPPKQMTGYMGQNVDDWLASVQDAMGPKAMQDFGSAGARLFDAPVLVYITVPKDATMYAAYDAGALGYGILLAATAHGLSSVPAYQLIRYPEEIRTQFDIPDDEEIMMGMALGYPDDSQINQLRTTRQRVDDVLQLRK; this is translated from the coding sequence ATGTCAGAAGAAAGTATTCAACAGCAGCGCCATTCCGCGCGTGCGTTTAAGCAACAAGATGTTCCGGAAGACGTCGTCAAGGCGGTTGTGGCCGACGCGCTCAACGCGCCATCTTGGGAGAACAGTCAGCCAGGTCGCATTTACGTCGCAACCGGTGCGACGGCAGCCAAGTTGCGCGCTCACCACGAGCGGGTCGTGACGAGTGGCCAAAAGAGTTGGGCTGAAGTGGTGCCACCCAAGCAGATGACCGGCTACATGGGCCAAAATGTGGATGACTGGTTGGCTTCTGTGCAGGACGCCATGGGACCAAAGGCGATGCAAGACTTCGGCAGTGCTGGTGCCCGTTTGTTCGACGCGCCAGTATTGGTTTACATCACAGTGCCCAAGGATGCGACGATGTATGCGGCCTATGATGCGGGTGCACTTGGCTACGGTATTTTGCTCGCCGCAACTGCGCATGGTCTCAGCAGTGTGCCGGCGTACCAGCTGATCCGTTACCCAGAAGAAATCCGTACCCAGTTTGATATTCCGGACGATGAGGAAATCATGATGGGGATGGCGTTGGGTTACCCAGACGACAGTCAGATTAATCAGTTGCGGACAACGCGGCAGCGCGTCGATGACGTACTGCAATTGCGTAAGTAG
- a CDS encoding sugar O-acetyltransferase: MSEDKEYQRMLAGKLYMTNKIHDENREMAGRLVVQKINQLPLDHVAEIAALEQELIHGKHQKMWIQPPFRVDFGRHIEVGENFYCNVDAVLLDTNWIHIGDNVKIGPRVNLLTAGHPIDTTIRVTQLEYAKPIWIGDNTWIGGNVTVVPGVHIGNNCVIGAGAVVTKDIPDGVVAVGNPARVLRQIGQHDHDVWQAEVDEYNADWGIV; encoded by the coding sequence ATGAGCGAAGACAAAGAGTACCAACGCATGCTAGCGGGCAAGCTGTACATGACCAACAAAATACACGATGAGAACCGGGAGATGGCGGGGCGATTAGTCGTCCAGAAAATCAACCAGCTACCCTTGGACCATGTCGCCGAAATAGCCGCCTTGGAGCAAGAACTCATCCATGGCAAACACCAGAAGATGTGGATTCAGCCGCCATTCCGCGTTGATTTTGGTCGGCACATTGAGGTCGGGGAAAACTTCTACTGCAACGTCGACGCGGTGTTGCTCGATACGAACTGGATTCACATCGGCGATAACGTGAAGATTGGGCCGCGGGTCAATCTCCTGACGGCCGGTCACCCGATAGATACGACGATTCGCGTGACGCAGCTCGAGTACGCCAAGCCCATCTGGATCGGCGATAATACCTGGATTGGCGGCAACGTTACGGTCGTCCCAGGCGTTCACATTGGTAACAATTGTGTGATTGGGGCAGGCGCCGTGGTCACGAAGGATATCCCAGATGGCGTCGTCGCAGTCGGGAATCCGGCCCGCGTGCTCCGGCAGATTGGCCAGCATGATCACGATGTCTGGCAGGCCGAGGTCGATGAATATAATGCGGACTGGGGGATTGTTTAG
- a CDS encoding sugar O-acetyltransferase has protein sequence MLDGKLYVTDKLHEDHREFEGKVLVQKINQLPQDRAHMAETMRLEMQLVHGKHKQLWIQPPFQVDFGKHIEIGENFYCNVDAILLDTNWIRIGDNVKIGPRVNLFTAGHPIDTPIRVSMLEYAKEIHIGDNTWIGGNVTVVPGVSIGKNCVIGAGAVVTKDIPDGVIAVGNPARILRKIGKKDHDIWQAQADDYYRDWAND, from the coding sequence ATGCTGGATGGCAAGCTGTACGTGACGGATAAGCTGCACGAAGACCACCGCGAATTTGAGGGGAAAGTCCTCGTGCAGAAGATTAACCAGCTACCGCAAGACAGGGCGCACATGGCCGAAACGATGCGCCTTGAGATGCAACTGGTGCACGGCAAGCACAAACAGCTGTGGATTCAGCCACCATTTCAGGTTGATTTTGGCAAACACATCGAGATTGGCGAGAATTTCTACTGCAACGTCGACGCCATTCTGCTGGATACCAACTGGATTCGGATCGGGGACAACGTCAAGATTGGCCCGCGGGTGAACTTGTTTACGGCGGGACACCCGATCGATACCCCCATCCGCGTGTCGATGCTGGAGTATGCCAAGGAAATCCACATTGGCGATAACACCTGGATTGGCGGCAACGTGACGGTTGTGCCCGGTGTGTCGATTGGCAAGAACTGCGTCATCGGCGCGGGTGCGGTAGTCACCAAGGATATCCCCGATGGCGTCATCGCGGTCGGCAATCCGGCACGCATTTTACGCAAGATTGGTAAGAAGGATCACGACATCTGGCAGGCCCAGGCGGACGATTATTACCGTGATTGGGCGAATGACTAA
- a CDS encoding zinc-dependent alcohol dehydrogenase family protein, producing MKTAVFVEPGKIEPQTLPNPTIDAPDQAILKVVRACVCGSDLWPFRGLDERKHNTPIGHEAIGVVQEVGADVTNVKPGDFVIAPFTHGCGHCAACLAGFDGDCMNIPTAPGVGYQSEYLRYTNANWGLVKIPGTPDDYTDAQLNDLLTLSDVMATGYHAAHTAEVKPGDTVAVMGDGAVGLCGVIAAKLMGAKRIIAMSRHEDRAKLAREFGATDVVPERDDAAVDHVMQLTDAAGVDAVLECVGTEQSVETAVRLGRPGAVVGRVGLPQNPMMNTNKLFWKNIGLRGGIAAVTTYDRSVLLDAVLKGDIHPGKVFTQRFDLDHIEDAYKAMDERKAIKSLLVISQ from the coding sequence ATGAAGACAGCAGTATTTGTTGAACCAGGTAAAATTGAACCCCAGACCTTACCCAACCCGACCATCGACGCACCCGACCAGGCAATCCTAAAGGTTGTCCGGGCCTGCGTCTGCGGCTCCGACCTCTGGCCATTCCGTGGTCTGGATGAACGCAAGCACAACACACCAATTGGCCACGAAGCCATCGGGGTGGTCCAAGAAGTTGGTGCCGATGTGACCAACGTGAAGCCTGGCGACTTTGTCATCGCACCCTTCACCCATGGTTGTGGTCATTGTGCCGCATGTTTGGCCGGTTTCGACGGTGACTGCATGAACATTCCCACCGCACCTGGCGTTGGTTACCAAAGTGAATACCTGCGCTACACCAATGCTAATTGGGGTCTCGTGAAGATTCCCGGCACGCCTGATGATTACACCGACGCACAGCTCAACGACCTGCTGACACTCTCCGATGTCATGGCAACCGGCTACCACGCGGCACATACCGCCGAAGTGAAGCCTGGCGATACCGTCGCTGTCATGGGTGACGGGGCAGTTGGCCTCTGCGGTGTGATTGCGGCCAAGTTGATGGGTGCCAAGCGCATCATCGCCATGAGCCGGCACGAAGACCGCGCCAAGCTCGCCCGCGAATTTGGTGCCACCGACGTTGTGCCAGAGCGCGACGACGCGGCTGTTGACCACGTGATGCAGCTGACCGACGCTGCCGGCGTGGATGCGGTGCTCGAATGTGTCGGGACGGAGCAATCCGTTGAAACCGCCGTTCGTTTGGGCCGCCCGGGTGCTGTTGTGGGCCGTGTTGGTCTGCCACAGAACCCAATGATGAACACGAACAAGCTCTTCTGGAAGAACATTGGCTTGCGCGGCGGGATTGCGGCCGTAACCACTTATGACCGTAGCGTGTTACTTGACGCTGTTCTGAAGGGCGACATTCACCCAGGCAAGGTCTTCACCCAGCGGTTTGACCTGGACCATATCGAGGATGCCTACAAGGCGATGGATGAACGCAAGGCAATTAAGTCTTTGCTTGTGATCAGCCAGTAA
- a CDS encoding TMEM175 family protein, translating into MNKGRIEAFTDAVIAIIVTIMILEFKTPESLRLSAILTQLPYLVSYFVGAMFIATSWYNHHYLFAKTKVVTKAVFWANNAWMFGTSFLPVATAWVSRDLNARGPEIFYTIAYTVWTVAYIVLTYTIVHANERAGHPEVAAAIRAMPVTHYFTRWQFVIIQIIAQVLALIFFPALNLVIVILLIIWVAFNSNDDSDKLFND; encoded by the coding sequence ATGAATAAAGGGCGTATTGAAGCCTTCACGGACGCAGTCATTGCGATTATTGTCACGATTATGATCTTGGAATTTAAAACGCCGGAATCCCTGCGACTGTCTGCCATACTGACCCAGCTTCCTTACCTGGTGTCCTACTTTGTGGGTGCGATGTTCATCGCGACGTCTTGGTACAACCACCATTATCTCTTTGCAAAGACGAAAGTGGTCACCAAGGCCGTGTTCTGGGCCAACAATGCCTGGATGTTCGGCACTTCATTTCTCCCCGTGGCCACGGCCTGGGTTAGCCGCGATTTGAACGCCCGTGGGCCGGAAATTTTTTACACCATTGCTTACACGGTGTGGACGGTGGCCTATATCGTCCTGACTTACACGATTGTCCACGCGAATGAACGCGCGGGTCATCCGGAAGTTGCCGCTGCAATCCGCGCCATGCCGGTGACACATTACTTCACACGGTGGCAGTTTGTCATTATTCAAATTATCGCGCAAGTTTTGGCGCTGATTTTCTTCCCGGCACTGAACCTGGTGATTGTCATTCTGCTAATCATCTGGGTTGCCTTTAATAGTAACGATGATAGCGACAAACTGTTTAACGATTAA
- a CDS encoding MFS transporter — protein sequence MMATKHHEYQTVMVLGLISLLTSLSGSSLTLALPQLSRDFDISNSTATWAVTVGLVTSTILLVMFGHIGDLLSKRSVFFAGGLVFVFGSLFAGIAPTFILLLLGRVVQAVGIAMTMANGMGIISDNFPSATRAEALAIVSMFTSVGAISGPAVGGLLISLLSWRWIYLINVPLGVVILLVGWRVLKPTIPQRATVKQIWSGANWTGQNLFTFGIIAFFVGGALISQPRWQLLAWVGLIAGAALTVASFIQDDRSKSPWIDPQLLRNPDYMISVATLLIVMLVNAISNILLPFYLQSFLGIQPFASGLLMMGQSATMLLITPIAGYLADHWNRYWLTVLGLIILIVSQAGYALYPATNNMFLILWPIVLNGVGLGLFLSPNNALTMDTVPQKLGGVAGSLNSFARTLGMTFGMTFGAILMFIQLPGVNRITPATTGFLSAFANVFWGSAALSVLGLVVVLVRVVRLRRSKSKAN from the coding sequence ATCATGGCAACAAAACATCACGAATATCAAACGGTGATGGTACTGGGACTGATTTCATTGTTAACCAGTCTATCTGGCTCCAGTCTCACCCTGGCTTTACCACAGTTGTCACGTGATTTTGATATCAGTAATAGCACGGCAACGTGGGCGGTCACCGTTGGGCTGGTCACAAGTACCATCTTGCTCGTCATGTTCGGCCACATTGGGGACCTCCTCTCTAAACGAAGCGTGTTCTTCGCGGGTGGCCTGGTCTTCGTCTTTGGCTCCTTGTTTGCCGGCATCGCGCCTACCTTTATCCTGCTACTCCTGGGCCGTGTCGTTCAGGCTGTCGGAATTGCGATGACCATGGCCAACGGGATGGGCATTATCAGCGACAACTTCCCGAGCGCGACGCGTGCTGAGGCCCTCGCCATCGTTTCCATGTTCACCTCTGTCGGCGCAATCTCTGGGCCTGCGGTTGGTGGCTTGCTCATCAGCCTGCTGTCCTGGCGCTGGATTTACCTGATCAACGTACCGCTTGGCGTCGTAATTCTGCTCGTCGGGTGGCGGGTGCTGAAGCCAACCATTCCACAGCGTGCCACCGTTAAGCAAATTTGGAGTGGTGCCAACTGGACGGGGCAAAACCTGTTCACGTTCGGCATCATTGCCTTCTTCGTCGGTGGCGCCCTGATTTCACAGCCACGCTGGCAGCTACTGGCATGGGTCGGCCTGATCGCGGGGGCCGCGTTGACCGTCGCTTCCTTTATTCAGGACGACCGCTCCAAGTCACCGTGGATTGACCCGCAACTACTGCGGAACCCTGACTACATGATTTCCGTGGCGACCCTGCTCATCGTCATGTTGGTCAACGCGATTTCCAACATTCTCCTGCCGTTCTACCTGCAGAGTTTCTTGGGTATCCAGCCATTCGCGAGCGGCCTGCTCATGATGGGCCAAAGCGCAACGATGCTGCTGATCACACCGATTGCCGGCTACCTCGCCGACCACTGGAACCGCTACTGGCTCACGGTACTCGGGCTGATTATCCTCATCGTTTCGCAAGCCGGTTACGCGCTGTACCCCGCGACCAACAACATGTTCCTCATTCTCTGGCCGATTGTGCTCAACGGGGTTGGGCTCGGACTCTTTCTATCACCGAACAATGCGCTCACCATGGACACCGTGCCGCAGAAATTGGGCGGTGTTGCGGGATCACTTAATTCCTTTGCCCGGACCCTCGGCATGACCTTTGGGATGACTTTCGGGGCCATTCTGATGTTCATCCAGTTGCCTGGTGTGAACCGCATCACACCTGCAACCACCGGCTTTCTCAGCGCCTTTGCCAACGTCTTCTGGGGGAGCGCTGCGCTCTCCGTGTTAGGACTCGTTGTGGTCCTGGTTCGGGTCGTGCGCCTGCGTCGGTCCAAATCAAAAGCAAACTAA